One region of Dehalococcoidia bacterium genomic DNA includes:
- the lepB gene encoding signal peptidase I — MKVLREFIFTLLIAAIIFLALQISIKSFEVFNVSMLPTFREGDLIIVNKLSYAFGNQPRQGDEIVFYEPGNISKPAFDPFFSQQPSCFIKRVIAVPGDDVEIRDRAVFVNGKKLVEPYIRESPNYYMPSRYIPAGQYFVLGDNRNHSNDSHTGWLVPAGDIIGKVWFRYWTADYPNIRLVMIPVFILIVGTLIVVMIADASRSNRS, encoded by the coding sequence TTGAAGGTACTGAGAGAGTTCATTTTCACCCTGCTGATCGCAGCCATCATCTTCCTCGCCCTGCAAATCTCCATCAAGAGCTTCGAGGTTTTCAATGTCTCGATGCTTCCCACCTTCCGAGAAGGGGACCTGATCATTGTTAACAAGCTGAGCTATGCCTTCGGCAATCAGCCGCGACAGGGAGATGAAATAGTCTTCTATGAACCCGGCAATATATCAAAACCCGCATTCGACCCATTTTTTTCCCAGCAACCTTCGTGTTTTATTAAAAGGGTGATAGCCGTGCCCGGCGACGATGTTGAGATCAGGGACAGGGCGGTCTTCGTAAACGGAAAAAAACTCGTGGAGCCTTATATCAGGGAGTCGCCTAACTACTATATGCCTTCGCGTTACATACCGGCGGGACAGTATTTCGTTCTGGGCGATAACCGCAATCACAGCAACGATTCACACACCGGCTGGCTGGTGCCCGCCGGCGATATCATCGGCAAGGTCTGGTTCCGCTACTGGACGGCTGATTATCCCAATATCCGGCTGGTAATGATACCGGTATTCATACTGATAGTGGGCACGCTGATCGTGGT